The following coding sequences are from one Lysinibacillus sp. FSL W8-0992 window:
- a CDS encoding methionine ABC transporter permease — MFDVTHFMEMIPDILKAFQETIIMIGISLTVSIVVGLPLGILLFVTDKGLFWENRLIKSVFGFAVNFIRSIPYIILLVALFPLTKLLVGQTIGPIAASVSLSVAAIPFFARLVETSLREIDKGVIEASIAVGATPWMIIKDVLIPEAKSSIIQAMTVTVISLVAFSAMAGVVGGGGIGDLAIRFGYYRYDNTIMIATVAILILLVQAIQIAGDWFAKSIDKR, encoded by the coding sequence ATGTTTGATGTAACGCATTTTATGGAGATGATTCCGGATATATTGAAAGCCTTTCAGGAGACAATTATTATGATTGGCATCTCGCTAACTGTGTCAATCGTGGTAGGTTTACCGCTTGGTATTTTATTATTTGTCACGGATAAGGGGCTATTTTGGGAAAATCGTTTAATTAAAAGTGTGTTCGGCTTTGCGGTGAACTTTATTCGATCGATTCCATACATCATTTTATTAGTCGCGTTATTCCCATTAACGAAATTACTTGTTGGACAAACAATTGGGCCGATTGCTGCGAGTGTATCCTTATCGGTTGCAGCCATTCCATTTTTTGCACGATTAGTGGAAACGTCATTACGTGAAATTGATAAAGGTGTTATTGAAGCGTCAATAGCGGTAGGAGCAACACCGTGGATGATTATTAAAGATGTTTTAATTCCGGAAGCAAAATCAAGCATCATTCAAGCAATGACAGTTACAGTAATTAGTTTAGTTGCTTTCTCTGCGATGGCAGGTGTAGTAGGTGGCGGTGGTATCGGTGATTTAGCTATCCGATTCGGCTACTATCGTTATGATAATACAATTATGATTGCTACCGTTGCGATATTAATTTTGCTCGTGCAAGCGATACAAATTGCTGGCGACTGGTTTGCAAAATCAATTGATAAAAGATAA
- a CDS encoding methionine ABC transporter ATP-binding protein has translation MLEFRNVSKVYSSKKKEVVGVDDVSLTINRGDIFGIVGYSGAGKSSLLRCINLLERPTSGEILINGKDLTKLSRNELRLARLKIGMIFQHFYLISQKTVGENIAFALKAANMPAADIPARVDELLKMVDLAEKRDVYPAQLSGGQKQRVGIARALANNPAMLLCDEATSALDPKTTVSILRLLKEINIKLGITIVLITHEMDVVKEICNRMAVMQDGKVIEEGEVYDIFASPQKVLTQEFISSVVSFDIPETILKDVHGQIVKILFKGNVAGEGVIADTMQRFYVKGNFLHGTIEYIQERPLGIFLMELQGEQSELQKAVAYMTERGAIVEVVQHV, from the coding sequence ATGCTCGAATTTCGTAATGTATCAAAAGTTTATAGCTCAAAGAAAAAAGAGGTTGTCGGTGTAGATGATGTATCCTTAACAATTAATCGTGGCGATATTTTCGGAATAGTAGGTTATTCGGGAGCTGGCAAAAGCTCGCTTTTACGTTGTATAAATTTACTCGAACGACCTACTAGCGGTGAAATATTAATTAATGGTAAGGATTTAACAAAGCTATCACGAAATGAACTACGTTTAGCTCGCTTAAAAATTGGAATGATATTTCAACACTTCTATTTAATAAGCCAAAAAACAGTAGGCGAAAATATAGCCTTTGCCCTAAAGGCAGCGAATATGCCAGCAGCTGATATTCCTGCAAGAGTGGATGAATTGCTTAAAATGGTCGATTTAGCAGAAAAAAGGGATGTTTATCCTGCGCAGCTAAGTGGTGGTCAAAAGCAAAGAGTAGGAATTGCAAGAGCTTTAGCAAACAATCCAGCGATGTTGCTCTGTGATGAAGCTACATCCGCACTCGATCCTAAAACAACCGTGTCAATTTTACGACTGTTAAAGGAAATCAATATTAAGTTAGGTATTACGATTGTTCTAATTACACATGAAATGGATGTAGTGAAGGAAATTTGCAATCGTATGGCTGTTATGCAGGATGGTAAAGTCATAGAGGAAGGCGAAGTATATGATATTTTCGCTAGCCCTCAAAAAGTATTAACGCAGGAATTTATTAGTAGTGTTGTATCGTTTGATATTCCGGAAACGATTTTAAAAGATGTACATGGTCAAATCGTCAAAATTTTATTTAAAGGAAATGTAGCAGGTGAAGGCGTTATTGCAGACACAATGCAACGTTTTTACGTTAAAGGGAATTTCCTTCATGGCACAATCGAATACATACAAGAACGACCACTTGGTATTTTTTTAATGGAGCTACAAGGTGAGCAGAGTGAGTTACAGAAAGCTGTTGCTTATATGACCGAACGTGGTGCGATTGTGGAGGTGGTTCAGCATGTTTGA
- a CDS encoding glycine C-acetyltransferase, protein MILLSKVLNAFLDENLQALRDQGLYNEIDAVEGANGPVIQVRGQNLINLSSNNYLGLATNEQLKQIAKEATEKYGVGAGAVRTINGTLDLHVKLEEKLAEFKGTEAAISYQSGFNCNMAAISAVMDKNDAILSDQLNHASIIDGCRLSRAKIIAYNHSDMDDLRAKAKEATESGLYNKVMVITDGVFSMDGDIAKLPEIVEIAKEFDLITYVDDAHGSGVTGKGKGTVKHFGLEKEIDFQIGTLSKAIGVVGGYVAGKKNLIDWLKVRSRPFLFSTALPPGDVAAITAAVQMLIDSTELHDKLWDNGDYLKAGLAKLGFNIGESETPITPCIIGDEKLTQAFSRRLFEEGVYAKSIVFPTVPKGTGRVRNMPTAAHTKEMLDNALAIYEKVGRELGVIQ, encoded by the coding sequence ATGATACTCTTGTCAAAAGTACTAAATGCATTTTTAGATGAAAACTTACAAGCCTTACGTGATCAAGGCTTATACAATGAAATTGACGCAGTAGAAGGCGCAAATGGGCCAGTTATTCAAGTTCGAGGTCAGAATCTTATTAATCTTTCCTCTAATAACTATCTTGGCTTAGCAACAAATGAGCAATTAAAGCAAATTGCTAAAGAAGCAACAGAAAAATATGGTGTAGGTGCAGGAGCTGTTCGTACAATTAACGGCACACTTGATTTGCATGTTAAATTAGAAGAAAAGCTTGCCGAATTTAAAGGAACAGAAGCAGCTATTTCCTATCAATCAGGTTTTAACTGTAATATGGCGGCTATTTCAGCTGTTATGGATAAAAACGATGCAATTTTATCAGACCAATTAAACCATGCATCCATTATTGATGGATGTCGCTTATCGCGTGCAAAAATCATTGCGTACAATCACTCAGATATGGATGATTTACGCGCAAAAGCAAAAGAAGCTACAGAATCAGGTTTGTATAATAAAGTGATGGTAATTACAGATGGTGTCTTCTCAATGGATGGTGATATCGCCAAACTACCGGAAATCGTCGAAATTGCGAAAGAGTTTGATTTAATTACTTATGTCGATGATGCACATGGTTCAGGTGTTACAGGTAAAGGGAAGGGCACTGTAAAACATTTCGGTCTAGAAAAAGAAATCGACTTCCAAATCGGTACACTTTCAAAGGCAATTGGTGTAGTCGGTGGTTATGTTGCCGGCAAGAAAAATCTAATTGACTGGTTGAAAGTCCGTTCTCGTCCATTTTTATTCTCAACTGCGTTGCCGCCAGGTGATGTAGCTGCTATTACTGCAGCAGTACAAATGCTTATTGATTCAACAGAACTACATGATAAGCTATGGGACAATGGCGATTACTTAAAAGCAGGGTTAGCGAAATTAGGCTTTAATATCGGTGAATCTGAAACACCTATTACACCATGTATTATTGGTGATGAAAAGTTGACACAAGCGTTTTCACGTCGCTTATTTGAGGAAGGCGTTTATGCAAAATCAATCGTTTTCCCAACAGTACCAAAAGGCACTGGCCGTGTTCGTAATATGCCAACAGCAGCTCATACAAAGGAAATGCTAGACAATGCATTGGCGATTTATGAAAAAGTAGGTCGTGAATTAGGCGTAATTCAATAA
- a CDS encoding nucleotide kinase — protein sequence MNGNVTYYFGHALTGQGIKHLYKEMMDEAELVYVLQGPSTYKGSELLKELGYYYVKQGFAVEWFQHALLENVIEGVFIRGCNRLYVWSSQWGIEPTLFGTKHRVLSFYDCLEEDRLEEIGEKLAVAIKERELWREKCITMLEIAKKIHDDWEIVTQSCMDWQALDEQVTNLKSNIFQSIVLNKTGRRTHRLLGTLTPRGAENTVDSMTKNLAKRLMIKGKPGTGKSSLMKGLADEANARGLDAQIVWCGLDAGSVDMVIVPELNFCIFDSTEPHVFEPQDGRLGDEIFDMGQHCILSEEAEAQIEEIRVNYKSAMQDAIGYTTRYAEAEKTIRQLMDQCLSTAIWREKTAPLFERLAK from the coding sequence TTGAACGGAAATGTGACCTATTACTTTGGACACGCACTTACTGGGCAAGGAATTAAACATTTATATAAAGAAATGATGGATGAAGCGGAACTAGTTTACGTTCTGCAAGGCCCATCAACATATAAAGGATCAGAACTTCTGAAGGAGCTCGGCTATTATTATGTAAAACAGGGCTTTGCGGTAGAGTGGTTTCAACACGCATTGTTAGAGAACGTAATAGAGGGAGTATTTATTCGAGGCTGTAATCGACTCTATGTTTGGTCTTCACAGTGGGGGATTGAACCAACTTTATTTGGTACGAAGCATCGTGTGCTGTCCTTTTATGATTGCTTAGAAGAAGACCGACTTGAAGAGATTGGCGAAAAGCTAGCCGTTGCAATAAAAGAGCGAGAATTGTGGCGCGAGAAGTGTATTACAATGCTTGAAATCGCAAAAAAAATACATGATGACTGGGAGATTGTTACGCAAAGTTGCATGGACTGGCAAGCGTTAGATGAACAAGTTACCAACTTAAAGTCGAATATTTTTCAATCCATCGTTTTAAATAAAACAGGCAGACGGACACATCGACTATTAGGAACACTTACACCTCGTGGTGCAGAAAATACAGTAGATAGCATGACGAAAAATTTAGCGAAAAGATTGATGATAAAAGGCAAGCCAGGTACAGGGAAATCCTCATTAATGAAAGGATTAGCTGACGAGGCAAATGCAAGAGGGCTAGATGCGCAAATTGTTTGGTGTGGCTTAGATGCTGGTTCAGTGGATATGGTCATCGTTCCAGAATTAAACTTTTGCATATTTGATAGTACAGAACCACATGTATTTGAGCCACAGGATGGAAGATTAGGGGATGAAATTTTCGATATGGGGCAACATTGTATTTTGTCCGAGGAAGCGGAAGCTCAAATTGAAGAAATCCGCGTGAACTATAAAAGTGCAATGCAAGATGCAATCGGCTATACGACGCGTTATGCAGAAGCGGAGAAAACAATTCGCCAGCTAATGGATCAATGTTTATCGACTGCAATTTGGCGTGAAAAAACGGCTCCTTTATTTGAAAGATTAGCAAAGTAA
- a CDS encoding YczE/YyaS/YitT family protein: MRKVTGWRWVFFVVGMMIMSLGITMSIKGKIIGTSPWDVLHVGLFQNFGLTIGTWSILTGFLIVVSTSIVLRQWPKIGTWLNMLLIGSFIDVFNWLLPSTDIYSLQITYFVLGLFVLSFGCGMYIAPNMGAGPRDTLMMILVERFGGTIKTARMGIEVLVTILGWLLGGPVGVGTVVIALTSGYIVQFSLPYCRKVLMKCIGNMEGIKPF; this comes from the coding sequence ATGCGAAAAGTCACAGGATGGCGCTGGGTGTTTTTTGTGGTGGGAATGATGATTATGTCATTAGGTATTACGATGTCAATCAAGGGGAAAATTATAGGAACAAGCCCATGGGATGTGTTACATGTAGGGTTATTTCAAAATTTCGGCTTAACAATAGGAACTTGGTCTATTTTAACAGGGTTTTTAATCGTCGTATCAACCTCGATTGTATTACGGCAGTGGCCTAAAATAGGTACATGGCTAAATATGCTACTTATCGGCTCATTTATTGATGTGTTTAATTGGCTGTTGCCATCAACTGATATTTATAGCTTACAAATAACCTATTTTGTATTAGGTTTATTTGTTTTAAGTTTCGGCTGTGGAATGTATATTGCACCAAATATGGGGGCAGGTCCACGTGATACTTTAATGATGATACTCGTTGAAAGGTTTGGAGGGACAATTAAAACAGCACGTATGGGCATTGAAGTTCTCGTAACCATTCTCGGATGGTTGCTCGGTGGCCCTGTTGGTGTTGGTACTGTCGTTATTGCACTAACATCCGGCTATATTGTGCAATTTTCCTTACCGTATTGTCGGAAAGTTTTAATGAAATGTATCGGAAATATGGAAGGCATCAAACCATTTTAA
- the ybaK gene encoding Cys-tRNA(Pro) deacylase — MAKAKHTKTNAIRLLEQQKIQFDVLEYETGDGQVDGVSVAGKIGYPVSSVFKTLVAKASAQKLFVFVIPVAEELDLKAAAKVVGEKKIEMLAVKELLGYTGYVRGGCSPVGMKKLYPTVVDASASAQGSIIVSAGKIGMQMHIQLDDLLAVTKAQLAPITTIQE; from the coding sequence GTGGCAAAGGCGAAGCATACGAAAACAAATGCAATTAGACTATTAGAGCAACAAAAAATACAATTTGACGTTTTAGAATACGAGACAGGTGACGGTCAAGTAGATGGGGTGTCAGTAGCTGGGAAAATCGGGTATCCTGTATCATCTGTATTTAAAACATTAGTGGCAAAGGCGAGCGCCCAAAAGCTTTTTGTTTTTGTCATACCGGTTGCGGAAGAACTTGATTTAAAAGCTGCGGCTAAAGTCGTTGGTGAGAAAAAGATTGAGATGCTAGCAGTTAAGGAGCTACTTGGTTATACAGGCTATGTCCGTGGTGGATGCTCACCAGTCGGCATGAAAAAGCTGTATCCTACGGTTGTTGATGCATCTGCAAGTGCGCAAGGAAGTATTATTGTTAGTGCAGGGAAAATTGGTATGCAAATGCACATTCAACTTGATGATTTACTTGCAGTGACTAAGGCACAACTTGCTCCAATCACAACTATCCAAGAATAA
- a CDS encoding putative metalloprotease CJM1_0395 family protein, translated as MKLSNMMEQERQSAHYNRKKILQRKEAGDAYRKNAQYFQPEKNKILLELENLLLGRQDQDLYEQHKEESKEVTPQQQAMIQDLQQTEKSVRAHEQAYKTIGSDIGESPSSSRLKASDDLTEAVIDTDTEAADTLQILQQVRSAALTPTVPSPQDLRIAASADAQMQQIQNGTELDETVLNELEPPYVTETTDVKVPERFSKELNLDPFADTIFGKSYDEAMKARTFKIASAKYATHIQMAKSGYLYGDNSTFSMTA; from the coding sequence ATGAAACTATCAAACATGATGGAGCAAGAAAGACAATCTGCTCATTATAACCGTAAGAAAATCCTTCAGCGTAAAGAAGCTGGTGATGCTTATCGAAAAAATGCACAGTACTTCCAACCAGAAAAAAATAAAATATTGCTAGAGCTCGAAAATTTATTATTAGGCCGCCAAGATCAAGATTTATATGAGCAACATAAAGAAGAATCTAAGGAAGTAACGCCACAGCAACAGGCTATGATTCAAGATTTACAACAAACTGAAAAAAGTGTAAGAGCTCATGAGCAAGCATATAAAACAATCGGCAGTGATATTGGAGAATCACCTTCTTCATCACGGCTAAAAGCATCAGATGATTTGACTGAAGCAGTAATAGATACGGATACTGAGGCCGCGGACACATTGCAAATTTTACAGCAGGTTCGAAGTGCTGCGCTAACACCAACAGTTCCATCTCCACAAGATTTACGTATAGCGGCTAGTGCAGATGCTCAAATGCAACAAATTCAGAATGGTACAGAGCTAGATGAAACAGTGCTTAATGAGCTTGAACCACCTTATGTTACGGAAACAACTGATGTAAAGGTGCCAGAACGATTTTCGAAGGAATTGAATTTGGACCCATTTGCAGATACAATTTTCGGTAAGAGTTATGATGAGGCAATGAAAGCACGGACATTTAAAATAGCGTCTGCAAAATATGCTACGCATATTCAAATGGCAAAAAGCGGCTATCTATATGGAGACAACTCGACGTTTTCAATGACAGCTTAA
- a CDS encoding VanZ family protein: protein MAKNNISSIQGDAKLPLPFRAWIDTYYMQLKVIGWVFFSFYTIIAFYKLVINRLVDVCIMLFRGDYSLSEIGLFDYSSWRVTTNFIPFETILRYINYSQYFNLDLIVVNLLGNLLIFTPMGFLLPLLSKRFRKAWVIICIGFFSSLAVETVQFIFTVGSADIDDLILNTLGAWFGYLAYKCVLIMPKKRS from the coding sequence ATGGCAAAAAATAATATATCTAGTATCCAAGGTGATGCCAAGCTACCATTACCATTTCGAGCGTGGATTGATACGTATTATATGCAGCTAAAAGTAATAGGCTGGGTGTTTTTTAGTTTTTACACAATTATCGCCTTTTACAAATTAGTGATTAATCGTTTAGTGGATGTTTGTATTATGTTGTTCCGTGGCGATTATTCTTTAAGTGAGATTGGTTTGTTTGATTATAGTAGCTGGCGAGTAACGACAAATTTTATACCGTTTGAAACAATTTTACGTTATATCAATTACTCACAATATTTTAATTTAGATTTGATTGTCGTAAACTTATTAGGCAATTTGTTAATATTTACACCGATGGGCTTTTTGTTACCACTACTGTCAAAGAGGTTTCGAAAGGCATGGGTTATTATTTGTATAGGCTTTTTCTCTAGCCTTGCTGTTGAAACCGTGCAGTTTATTTTTACAGTTGGTTCTGCAGATATTGATGACTTGATTTTAAATACGCTAGGCGCATGGTTTGGATACTTAGCTTACAAATGTGTGCTTATCATGCCGAAAAAACGTTCATAA